In Cryptomeria japonica chromosome 10, Sugi_1.0, whole genome shotgun sequence, a genomic segment contains:
- the LOC131059852 gene encoding uncharacterized protein LOC131059852 yields the protein MADFWCWNQMRKLGKALLTVYAIGGAAWLWNETSPLGWWTLKPRTKEEKQMAHLYERREFPYPGDEEAVREFIAKGGSFGTTIGPKGFVDNTGDSPQIKHQKEKFERESQKLWLRMRDEVIEELQDQGYWIE from the exons ATGGCTGACTTTTGGTGTTGGAATCaaatgagaaaattgggaaaagcaCTTCTTACTGTCTATGCTATTGGTGGAGCAGCATGGTTATGGAATGAAACATCACCTCTTGGTTGGTGGACGTTAAAGCCTCGAACTAAG GAAGAAAAACAAATGGCACATCTTTATGAACGTAGAGAATTTCCTTACCCTGGTGACGAGGAAGCAGTTAGGGAGTTCATTGCAAAGGGTGGTTCCTTTGGGACAACAATAGGGCCCAAAGGGTTTGTGGATAATACTGGGGACAGTCCTCAGATCAAACATcagaaggaaaaatttgaaagaGAATCACAAAAGTTATGGCTTAGAATGCGGGATGAGGTCATTGAAGAACTCCAAGATCAAGGCTATTGGATTGAATGA